DNA from Eucalyptus grandis isolate ANBG69807.140 chromosome 5, ASM1654582v1, whole genome shotgun sequence:
ACTGATCATACTCTACTTTCTCCAAAAACCAATATAGAAGTTAGCTCCCATTTGCTATGAGACGAGTGacattaatttattaaaaaggatAAAGGTAAAGTTCTGTTGACAATTAATATTTTCACTTACAGAGATAGCTGGAGGCACAGCCACGAGTGGATGTTGAAAGAATCTATTTCCTAGAGCGAGCGCAAGAAGGCTGCTCTGCATTCCTGCAAACGATGCTTGCTATTAAGccggagaaaaaagaaaaccctctTCTTATGCGGATGGATAAAGGAGGCACCTGTCTCAAAGGATAGTGCTCTCCGCAATGCTTTTACAGCAGGAGCCTTCCGGAAGAAGAAACCGGGAAGGAAGTATCCAATGACGAATGCCGTCAGATGAAATGCAATTACGAGTGACAAGATCGtcaaaccaaatgaagaaatgaTGGAATCGATGTTCATCACAAGAGGTGCTCCAACGCATAGAGCCGTCACAAAGACATAGAGTGGCGGCAAAAGTGGTCGTATGGCATTAGAAATCCAAGGGAAGAACCTAAAAGCAAACTATGAGATATTAAACTACTGAAACTCCCTAGCAAATGTACGTAGCAAAGGCGAGTGTTTAACCTATTCAGAAGCAGCCCTGCAGCGATGGGTGTGACGACAATCTGCAAAATGCTGGAAACCATTCCTTTCACATGGACGGGCAATCTTTTGCCAATGAGAAGAAGTGACAATAAAGGGGTCACAAAAACAGCCGTAGCGGTAGATAATGATGTCATGACAATACTCAGAGGAGCCACTGATGGGTCAGTCAAAGATGTAGCATAATTAGAAAGCTGAGCCGCGCTGACACAAGACAGCAGCATAATCCCAGCACCTCAGGTTCAGGTTCAGAGAAAGTCAATTACCAGTTCACTGGCTTTAGAGAGGAAGGAGACTAGTACTCACCAATGGACGTTGGGAGCGAAACCATTGCTACGGACATCATGCcaaagaaataaccaagaaGAGGCTTCTCAATGAACTGGTTGATAGAGCGAGCAAAAATAGCAGCCGGTCTCCCTAAACGCTTCGAGAAAGTCCCTCTCGCTGGAATTAACCCTCACAGCAAACATCCGAAACCCGAGTGCAGGTGCATAGTACCTGAAAGCAGATTCGATAGAACCCATTAAGAATCGAGATACAAATTTATAGCCCAGAAACGTATCTGGAGAAGATCTAGCAACCTGATGGTGAACCAAGTGAAGGACGGCGGATATATAAGAGCCAGCAACGTACCCGCGAGAACGACATGAGGCACaaaacaatttgatttttttaagacCTCCACGATAGAAAACTGCTCCCTAGGCACAGATggctggggaaaaaaaaaagacaccgAGCATCTGCTGTAACAGTGGTTTCACATCCGCCTCGAAAGAACTACATAACAGAAGATCCAGGATGGAACGGCCAGTGCACATTGCTGCAATATGAGACACATTTAGAGAACTGAATGAACCTGGATCGATTAAACCGGCGACTCCCGACctggctctggctctggctcgAGAGGCTCCAAGAAATCCCCTGACCTGCACTTGCTGGAGCCGTGGATTGGATCCGCAAGCGCGTCGAGATCAAGCTCATGGCTTCGCGCCTCGAGAGGTTTTCAGGAACCGCCGATGGTGAGCGCGAGCGAGAAGAAGAAACCTTAAAACTTCCGGAGAGGTCGTGGGTTTGGCTTTTGGGGTCCACTTCGTTCGACGGTTGGTGCCGTCGCCGGCCTACTTATAGGAGTGACGTTATCTCTTTTTTAACcgtttgtttttttaaattatttgaccAACCTGTAGATTCTTCttcggaaatttttttgaaagtatcTTCGATTTTGCttttcacatcattatcaaaaAGACTCCTTTCCTCTCGAAACTTATAATtaccatttttatttgttttcatgCCTCTTCCACACGTATTTCATTTCCCAAATTGTCTCATTTTATCTTACAAACTATTctcacccaaaaaaataaaaaataaaaaatccaacatCCACTCGCACTCTCTCTAGGCCCAAGAGGCTTGCTTGATCCAACACATCCACTAccaataggggtgtgcaaagaAATCGGGAACCATTGAAAACTGGACAGGATCAGTCTGGAACTGGTGGTTCTCATGAGGATCAATTTGGTTCTCGATTCTAATTTACTAGAATTGGCGAGTATCGATCAAATTCCAATTCCCAGTGTAGAAATaccgatatatatataaagaaattccAGCTCAATCacttaattattttgtactttttcGACCAATATATAGTATTTGGCaatattgactaattttgtctcttggttGCATAATAGAATTTACCTCCTTACTTTTTGTTCATTCTAATAATTTGTTTACTTGCTTtctcag
Protein-coding regions in this window:
- the LOC104445978 gene encoding probable sodium/metabolite cotransporter BASS5, chloroplastic, which produces MLLSCVSAAQLSNYATSLTDPSVAPLSIVMTSLSTATAVFVTPLLSLLLIGKRLPVHVKGMVSSILQIVVTPIAAGLLLNRFFPWISNAIRPLLPPLYVFVTALCVGAPLVMNIDSIISSFGLTILSLVIAFHLTAFVIGYFLPGFFFRKAPAVKALRRALSFETGMQSSLLALALGNRFFQHPLVAVPPAISVSENINCQQNFTFILFNKLMSLVS